From Rhizobium sp. NZLR1, a single genomic window includes:
- a CDS encoding glycogen debranching protein, whose product MIKPSTDGQLFAEEGVLLPVMAPRLQADVHPDGYADLALWGAGSLGRVRFSAVGGPYTYAPNRMVCEHGGVFVAQSLPVMLIRGVRLQGVYPARRCAWWHEPDEQGASARLTRTDHRRIFEMGWGVLIVDALGSDLRIAVGASRGEAEKALSLTSQAIITEAAEYVARCDLTPDADALMRSMVSQGIHAALSSIRRDEHGAFAGLAAGQAYSAPARTYYRDGYWTMQPLLTLAPEAVRDEIRLLAKGVQPDGEAPSGVILTGPAQSEAWQRFVADSKANPKTHKRAVPEYHNRPQDWWSDHFDSPLFFILFIDDYFSATKDTAEVQRHWPIVKAIVERYLSMAGPGSVLPLKPRNDRDWADNVYREGLVSYDLGLFVGAMDAVARLGDSLDPTLAERARKTVNLAREEIEAKLYVPTTGGYVDYGTPGAFVEDHLALDSLTLSRFAAISGQKAVGLLRAFETRLETRNNQEQPYGSWGVMCAYPPFKRPSDLRSKTAFPYRYHNGSDWPYWDGAYAEERLRHGLGGARYALTRWWETCLENGWIGAVEYFSPPYGRGSLLQGWSAMPAAVVLKYGLDAANAEPIS is encoded by the coding sequence ATGATAAAGCCCTCGACTGATGGACAGCTTTTCGCCGAAGAGGGCGTTTTATTGCCTGTAATGGCGCCACGCCTTCAGGCGGATGTTCATCCGGATGGATACGCTGATCTTGCTCTCTGGGGCGCCGGCAGTCTGGGGCGTGTGAGATTTTCTGCCGTCGGGGGGCCTTATACCTATGCCCCGAACCGAATGGTCTGCGAACATGGCGGCGTATTCGTCGCGCAGTCGCTGCCGGTGATGTTGATCAGAGGCGTGCGTCTCCAGGGTGTATATCCGGCGCGCCGTTGCGCCTGGTGGCATGAGCCGGATGAACAAGGCGCAAGCGCGAGGCTCACTCGGACCGATCATCGGCGGATTTTCGAAATGGGCTGGGGTGTGCTCATCGTGGACGCTCTCGGCTCGGATCTTCGGATTGCCGTCGGCGCATCGAGAGGCGAAGCCGAGAAAGCTCTCAGCCTCACCAGCCAGGCCATCATTACGGAAGCCGCTGAATATGTTGCACGTTGTGATCTGACGCCCGACGCCGACGCGCTGATGCGCAGCATGGTCAGCCAGGGGATACATGCCGCCCTTTCCAGCATCAGACGTGATGAACACGGCGCCTTCGCTGGTCTTGCCGCAGGGCAGGCCTATAGTGCTCCGGCGCGGACCTATTACCGCGATGGCTATTGGACGATGCAGCCTCTTCTGACGCTTGCGCCGGAGGCGGTGCGCGACGAGATCCGGCTGCTCGCCAAGGGGGTCCAGCCGGATGGAGAAGCTCCAAGCGGCGTAATCTTGACCGGGCCTGCGCAGTCAGAGGCTTGGCAGCGCTTTGTCGCCGACAGCAAGGCCAATCCCAAAACCCACAAGAGGGCGGTTCCGGAGTACCACAACCGTCCGCAAGATTGGTGGAGCGACCACTTCGACAGCCCGCTCTTCTTTATTCTTTTCATTGACGACTATTTCAGCGCAACGAAAGATACAGCCGAGGTGCAACGGCACTGGCCGATCGTCAAGGCAATCGTGGAGCGTTATCTCAGCATGGCCGGTCCTGGCAGCGTTCTGCCGCTGAAGCCGCGCAACGACCGAGACTGGGCGGACAACGTCTATCGTGAGGGTCTGGTCTCTTACGATCTGGGTCTTTTCGTAGGCGCCATGGACGCGGTGGCAAGGCTTGGAGACAGTCTCGATCCGACGCTTGCCGAACGCGCACGCAAGACCGTAAATCTTGCCCGCGAAGAAATCGAAGCCAAGCTCTATGTGCCGACAACGGGAGGATATGTCGACTATGGAACGCCTGGCGCTTTTGTCGAGGATCATCTGGCTCTCGACAGCCTGACCTTGTCGCGATTTGCTGCGATTTCCGGGCAGAAGGCGGTTGGCTTGCTGAGAGCATTTGAAACGAGACTCGAAACGCGCAACAATCAGGAGCAGCCCTATGGCAGCTGGGGTGTGATGTGCGCCTATCCGCCATTCAAACGGCCAAGCGATCTGCGATCCAAGACGGCTTTTCCCTACCGCTACCATAACGGCTCGGACTGGCCGTATTGGGATGGCGCCTATGCCGAAGAACGCCTTCGCCACGGACTTGGCGGTGCGCGCTATGCACTGACACGCTGGTGGGAAACCTGCCTCGAGAATGGCTGGATCGGTGCGGTGGAATATTTCTCCCCGCCTTACGGGCGCGGCTCCCTGCTTCAGGGCTGGAGTGCCATGCCGGCGGCAGTTGTTTTAAAATACGGGCTTGACGCCGCAAATGCGGAGCCAATCTCATGA
- a CDS encoding GNAT family N-acetyltransferase, protein MDSNCFIRPAIEADVEALFDICLKTANGGEDASALYSDPHLPGYIWSVPYLKFARDLAFVLVQGDRPVGYVVGAADTGGFDKDLATHWWPFVRREIAGLTPSHPRDADVIERIQNPRSGTTWLQNDYPAHLHINILPGLQAGGWGRRMISTELQALRNHGVKAVHLGVDPNNERARGFYRHLGFSELERDGSVAFAMRIDEGSD, encoded by the coding sequence ATGGACAGCAACTGCTTCATCCGCCCGGCGATTGAAGCGGATGTCGAAGCTCTTTTCGACATCTGCCTGAAAACCGCCAATGGCGGCGAGGATGCCAGCGCGCTTTATAGCGACCCGCATCTGCCCGGTTACATCTGGTCGGTACCCTATCTCAAGTTTGCCAGAGACCTTGCCTTTGTTCTCGTTCAGGGCGACCGGCCGGTCGGCTATGTCGTCGGAGCGGCCGATACCGGCGGGTTCGACAAAGACTTGGCGACACACTGGTGGCCGTTCGTCCGCCGAGAGATCGCCGGACTGACACCCAGCCATCCGCGCGACGCCGATGTGATCGAGCGAATTCAAAATCCGCGAAGCGGAACGACGTGGCTTCAAAACGATTATCCCGCGCATCTTCACATCAACATTCTTCCCGGACTTCAGGCAGGCGGCTGGGGGCGCAGGATGATCAGCACCGAGCTTCAGGCGCTTCGCAATCACGGGGTAAAGGCTGTGCATCTCGGGGTCGATCCAAACAACGAACGCGCCAGAGGTTTCTACCGTCATCTTGGTTTTTCCGAACTCGAACGGGACGGTTCCGTCGCCTTCGCCATGCGGATCGATGAGGGATCCGACTAG
- a CDS encoding extracellular solute-binding protein, whose amino-acid sequence MNRTVKSISILPAYRLKAAVALAGAALMSFGLSAARADDLAVWDDQTFEGQSAVIEQLNKEFEAAHPGVTIKRTARTFDDMKLTLKLAVSAGDGPVITKVNQGAGDMGAMIKEGLLLPVDEYIKTYGWDKRQSDSVLARDRWDGPKFGVGKTYGISGLGEIVGLYYNKKILDDAGVKLPQSFEELLADLDKLKEKGVAPFMMGSAKQHLALHMIGAIDQAHIDAANRGELDDLIYGKGGSWNTKGNIESAKLVQSWAQGGYFYPGFEGISGDDAVQLFISGQGAFLISGTWYFGDMQNNPDIGFMAIPAPKGISKPMSVGGVDLAWAITSLAKDKTKQDLAGEYIDYMVSEKAAESWANAGYLPATSLPADAKPKLTPLLTSGIEMWKTLNANDALGHYPDWSSPTMLKTIDDNTPLLLSGKITPEAFVDAMDKDYQAYLKDKK is encoded by the coding sequence ATGAATAGAACCGTGAAATCGATCAGCATACTGCCGGCATACCGATTGAAAGCAGCCGTCGCGCTTGCAGGCGCGGCGCTTATGAGTTTCGGCCTTTCCGCGGCCCGCGCCGACGATCTGGCTGTGTGGGATGACCAAACCTTCGAAGGCCAGAGCGCGGTTATCGAGCAACTGAATAAGGAGTTCGAAGCCGCCCATCCCGGTGTAACGATCAAACGCACCGCCCGCACCTTCGATGACATGAAGCTGACGCTGAAGCTTGCGGTTTCGGCAGGGGATGGCCCTGTCATCACCAAGGTCAACCAGGGCGCCGGCGACATGGGCGCGATGATCAAGGAAGGTTTGCTCCTGCCGGTTGACGAGTACATCAAGACATATGGCTGGGATAAGCGGCAGTCGGATTCCGTGCTTGCTCGAGACCGCTGGGATGGGCCAAAATTCGGGGTCGGCAAGACCTACGGCATATCGGGTCTCGGCGAGATCGTTGGCCTCTACTACAACAAGAAGATCCTCGACGACGCAGGCGTTAAACTGCCGCAGTCCTTCGAGGAGCTTTTGGCTGATCTTGATAAGCTGAAGGAAAAAGGCGTCGCGCCCTTCATGATGGGCTCGGCAAAGCAGCATCTCGCCCTGCACATGATCGGTGCCATCGATCAAGCGCATATCGACGCGGCCAATCGCGGCGAACTTGATGACCTGATTTACGGCAAGGGCGGTTCCTGGAACACCAAGGGCAATATCGAATCCGCCAAACTCGTGCAGAGTTGGGCACAGGGAGGCTATTTCTATCCTGGTTTCGAGGGCATCTCGGGTGACGACGCCGTCCAGCTCTTCATTTCCGGGCAGGGCGCGTTCCTGATCTCCGGGACCTGGTATTTCGGCGACATGCAAAACAATCCGGATATCGGCTTCATGGCCATTCCCGCTCCGAAGGGCATTTCCAAGCCCATGAGTGTCGGAGGCGTGGATCTTGCCTGGGCGATAACGAGCCTTGCCAAAGACAAGACAAAGCAGGACTTGGCCGGCGAGTATATCGACTACATGGTTTCGGAAAAGGCCGCTGAAAGCTGGGCCAATGCCGGCTACCTTCCCGCAACATCGCTCCCGGCGGATGCAAAGCCCAAGCTCACGCCGCTCCTGACCTCTGGCATCGAGATGTGGAAAACACTCAATGCCAACGATGCACTCGGCCATTACCCCGATTGGTCAAGCCCGACGATGCTGAAGACGATAGACGACAACACGCCACTTCTCTTGTCCGGCAAGATCACGCCCGAAGCCTTTGTCGATGCCATGGACAAGGATTATCAGGCGTACTTGAAGGATAAGAAATAA
- a CDS encoding sugar ABC transporter permease — protein sequence MKRSALDGTQHTNFIYLLPGLLLYAAFVFGPIVAALGLSLTSWDGLSMPRWVGLGNYADLFSDSRFYIALRNNAELMIFYCVLPLVLGITLAACVWNLKQREQLALRTFLFLPYIMPTAVLGIIWAWLYNPAFGPFNQFLRAIGLGRFALPWLGDFNFVLPAVGIVATWYFFGFCMVIFLTGIQRIDPSLFDAAKVDGASARKTFFWITLPLLMPEIRVVLLLTVIASIKSFDLIFTMTRGGPANATLVPNIYMYQLGFELNRFGAAAAIAIVGALLTFAINYAIHRLVGSRSKGVA from the coding sequence ATGAAACGCTCCGCACTTGATGGAACGCAACATACCAATTTCATCTATTTATTGCCTGGATTGCTGCTTTACGCGGCGTTTGTCTTTGGACCGATTGTCGCGGCTTTGGGATTGAGCCTGACCAGTTGGGACGGCTTGAGCATGCCGAGGTGGGTTGGCCTCGGTAATTATGCCGATCTCTTTTCCGACAGCCGTTTTTACATCGCCTTGCGTAACAACGCCGAGCTCATGATCTTCTACTGTGTTCTGCCGCTCGTGCTCGGCATAACGCTTGCTGCCTGCGTCTGGAATCTGAAGCAGCGCGAACAACTCGCGCTCAGAACGTTCCTGTTTCTGCCCTATATCATGCCGACTGCCGTGTTGGGCATCATCTGGGCATGGCTCTACAATCCTGCATTCGGCCCGTTCAATCAGTTTCTCAGAGCGATAGGACTGGGCAGGTTCGCATTACCGTGGCTCGGAGATTTCAATTTTGTGCTTCCCGCGGTCGGGATCGTTGCCACATGGTATTTCTTTGGTTTCTGCATGGTCATCTTCCTCACCGGAATTCAGCGCATCGACCCGTCGCTGTTCGATGCTGCCAAGGTCGATGGCGCTTCGGCGCGAAAGACATTTTTCTGGATAACGCTGCCGCTTCTCATGCCTGAGATAAGGGTGGTTTTGCTTCTGACGGTGATAGCATCGATCAAAAGCTTCGACTTGATTTTTACAATGACCCGCGGCGGACCGGCAAACGCGACGCTCGTGCCGAATATCTACATGTATCAGCTCGGCTTCGAGCTCAATCGGTTCGGCGCTGCGGCGGCCATCGCCATTGTCGGCGCGTTGCTGACATTCGCAATCAACTATGCAATTCACCGGCTGGTCGGCTCTAGAAGCAAAGGAGTGGCTTGA
- a CDS encoding carbohydrate ABC transporter permease: MSRSSNIPAALFLRLLLWLLAFVTITPFLLLLLTSIKSKADVLRGAFALPAYPHFENYVDAWNAGHFNIYFWNSIIVVIPVVAVSVFLGLLTGFAFAYLSFPLRRTLFAILTLGMMVPAEAFIIPLYYEMRYLGLINTYAALIIPQIAMSIPFSTIFLASAMQQLPEEVLEAAVLDGAGRFHILRKIVIPLMIPAMSTLALFLFIWTWNEFLIPFILVNDDAYRTLPLGMLFFQGRYTVNTPVLTAGAVIVIFPLILTYLVFQRRFIAGLTAGATK, encoded by the coding sequence ATGAGCCGTTCGTCCAACATCCCCGCCGCGCTCTTCCTTCGCCTTCTCCTCTGGCTTCTTGCTTTCGTAACGATCACGCCGTTCCTGCTTCTGCTGCTGACGTCGATAAAGAGCAAGGCTGACGTTCTCAGGGGTGCTTTCGCATTGCCGGCCTACCCGCATTTCGAAAATTATGTCGATGCCTGGAATGCCGGACATTTCAACATCTACTTCTGGAATTCGATCATCGTTGTCATACCCGTCGTTGCAGTAAGCGTCTTTCTAGGCCTGCTGACCGGTTTTGCCTTTGCCTACCTGTCATTCCCGCTCCGGCGCACGCTGTTCGCGATCCTGACGCTCGGCATGATGGTGCCGGCCGAGGCCTTCATCATCCCGCTTTACTATGAAATGCGATACCTTGGGCTGATCAATACCTATGCGGCGCTTATTATCCCGCAGATCGCCATGTCGATACCGTTCTCAACGATCTTCCTCGCCAGTGCGATGCAGCAATTGCCGGAGGAAGTTCTCGAAGCGGCGGTCCTCGACGGCGCCGGACGCTTTCATATCCTTCGCAAGATCGTTATCCCGCTGATGATACCGGCAATGTCGACACTGGCGCTGTTCCTGTTCATCTGGACCTGGAACGAGTTTCTCATTCCGTTCATTCTGGTCAACGACGACGCCTATCGGACGCTGCCCCTCGGCATGCTGTTTTTCCAAGGGCGTTACACTGTCAACACGCCAGTTCTGACCGCCGGCGCGGTGATCGTGATTTTCCCGCTCATCCTGACGTATCTGGTTTTCCAGCGGCGGTTTATCGCCGGCTTGACGGCGGGCGCGACGAAATAG
- a CDS encoding O-antigen ligase family protein, with protein sequence MTAIEATYPRVAQPQRMTLRLIGSAFVAFGVFLSGFVIDEPAPYELWMAGLIGLWFILGLRISRGVAPLLALLLTFNIGGMLSLTQMKDLATGPMYIAVSTFLALTAVFYAAIIEDSHKRLLLIFNAWTFAAVATSALGILGYFHAFPGAEIFTLYDRAKGAFQDPNVFGPFLVPPSLYLVHGILVGDLKKSPLKAAALLVLALGIFLSFSRAAWGLFALGVGLLIFIMLLKERSGAFRLRVLVLSLAAIIMLVASLLVALQIPKVAELFSARAQLVQQYDGEHLGRFERHRIGFTMMMERPLGIGPLVFGTMFPEDEHNIWLKSLTTYGWLGFVSYVGMLIWTLALGFRYLLLDRPWQPFLMIAWISVLGHATIGNVIDIDHWRHVYLLLGTVWGCAALEVRHRRGRRP encoded by the coding sequence TTGACCGCGATCGAGGCGACATATCCGCGTGTCGCCCAGCCGCAGCGGATGACGCTGCGCCTGATCGGCTCGGCCTTCGTCGCCTTCGGCGTCTTCCTTTCCGGTTTCGTGATCGACGAGCCGGCACCCTACGAACTCTGGATGGCGGGGTTGATCGGCCTCTGGTTCATCCTGGGCCTCAGGATTTCGCGCGGCGTGGCGCCGCTGCTTGCCCTGCTGCTCACCTTCAATATCGGCGGCATGCTGTCGCTGACGCAGATGAAGGATCTGGCGACAGGGCCGATGTATATTGCGGTGTCGACCTTCCTGGCGCTGACGGCGGTCTTCTACGCAGCGATTATCGAGGATAGCCACAAGCGGCTGCTGCTGATCTTCAACGCCTGGACCTTCGCCGCCGTCGCCACCTCAGCGCTCGGCATACTCGGCTATTTCCATGCCTTTCCAGGCGCGGAAATCTTCACACTCTATGACCGCGCCAAGGGCGCCTTCCAGGACCCGAACGTCTTCGGCCCCTTCCTGGTGCCGCCATCACTCTATCTCGTCCACGGCATTCTGGTGGGCGACCTGAAGAAATCACCGCTGAAGGCTGCCGCCTTGCTCGTACTTGCGCTCGGCATCTTCCTGTCCTTTTCCCGCGCCGCCTGGGGCCTGTTCGCGCTCGGCGTGGGGCTGCTGATCTTCATCATGCTGCTCAAGGAGCGCAGCGGCGCCTTTCGCCTCAGGGTGCTGGTGCTGTCGCTGGCGGCGATCATCATGTTGGTCGCTTCGCTGCTGGTGGCGCTGCAGATTCCGAAGGTCGCCGAACTGTTTTCGGCGCGCGCCCAGCTAGTGCAGCAATATGACGGCGAGCATCTCGGCCGTTTCGAGCGCCACCGGATCGGCTTCACCATGATGATGGAGCGCCCGCTCGGCATCGGCCCGCTGGTGTTCGGCACAATGTTTCCCGAGGACGAGCACAATATCTGGCTGAAATCGCTCACCACCTATGGCTGGCTCGGCTTCGTTAGCTATGTCGGCATGCTCATCTGGACGCTTGCGCTCGGCTTCCGATACCTGCTGCTCGACCGCCCGTGGCAACCCTTCCTGATGATCGCCTGGATCTCGGTTCTCGGCCATGCGACGATCGGCAACGTCATCGATATCGACCACTGGCGCCATGTCTATCTGCTGCTCGGCACTGTCTGGGGCTGTGCGGCACTAGAAGTGCGCCACAGGCGTGGCCGGAGGCCATAG
- a CDS encoding undecaprenyl-phosphate glucose phosphotransferase produces MNKLEKGDQFDVEALRKQVSDIEVRGDAGQEKPSGPTEINPYARQIAEQFRDGTNSPVIIIGQLRLLEFLALFAIALIVHTFWPGDGHDSSWMRAGMAAIASALTVIGLQLADTYTIPALRAKLRLIPRILASWTIALLLTVGLFALVRGSTWAMVVDAFIPWFAAGALFLAAERFLVTYGIRNWARNGIMERRAVIVGGGEPAKDLIRILEQQDDNDIRICGIFDDRGEKRSPIMVAGYPKLGTVAELVEFVRLTRIDMLIIALPLSAEARIYDLLKKLWVLPVDIRLAAHANRLRFRPRAYSHVGSVPMLDIFKMPIRDWDSVAKRGFDIFFTVVALALLWPLMVATAIAIKATSEGPVFFMQKRHGFNNEIINVFKFRSMYTNMADPTGKAAVTKGDPRVTRVGRFIRKTSIDELPQFFNVLRGELSLVGPRPHAVLAQARDRAFGDVVEGYFARHRVKPGVTGWAQINGWRGEVDNDEKIKFRTAYDLYYIENWSLWFDLKILFLTPIRLLNTENAY; encoded by the coding sequence ATGAACAAGCTGGAAAAAGGCGATCAATTCGACGTGGAAGCACTGCGCAAGCAGGTCTCCGACATCGAGGTGCGCGGCGACGCGGGTCAGGAAAAACCTTCCGGCCCGACCGAAATCAACCCCTATGCCCGGCAGATCGCCGAACAGTTCCGCGATGGAACCAATTCGCCTGTCATCATCATCGGGCAATTGCGGCTGCTGGAATTCCTGGCGCTCTTCGCGATCGCCCTGATCGTTCACACTTTCTGGCCCGGCGACGGCCATGATTCCTCCTGGATGCGGGCGGGCATGGCGGCGATCGCTTCGGCCTTGACCGTCATCGGCCTCCAGCTTGCCGACACCTACACCATCCCAGCGCTTCGGGCCAAGCTGCGGCTGATCCCGCGCATTCTGGCTTCGTGGACGATCGCGCTTCTCCTGACCGTCGGCCTGTTCGCTCTGGTTCGCGGCAGCACATGGGCGATGGTCGTCGACGCCTTTATACCCTGGTTTGCAGCCGGCGCGCTCTTCCTTGCCGCCGAGCGTTTCCTCGTCACCTACGGCATCCGCAACTGGGCGCGCAACGGCATCATGGAGCGCCGCGCCGTCATCGTCGGTGGCGGTGAGCCGGCCAAGGACCTGATCCGCATCCTCGAACAGCAGGATGACAACGACATCCGCATCTGCGGCATCTTCGACGATCGCGGCGAAAAGCGCTCGCCGATCATGGTCGCAGGCTATCCGAAGCTCGGCACCGTGGCCGAACTCGTCGAATTCGTGCGGCTGACGCGCATCGACATGCTGATCATCGCTCTGCCGCTTTCGGCCGAGGCGCGTATCTACGACCTTTTGAAGAAGCTCTGGGTTCTGCCGGTCGATATCCGCCTTGCCGCGCATGCCAACCGGCTGCGTTTCCGGCCGCGCGCCTATTCGCATGTCGGCTCGGTGCCGATGCTCGACATTTTCAAGATGCCGATCCGCGACTGGGATTCCGTCGCCAAGCGCGGCTTCGACATCTTCTTCACCGTCGTCGCGCTGGCGCTGCTCTGGCCGCTGATGGTAGCGACGGCGATTGCCATCAAGGCAACCTCCGAAGGCCCGGTTTTCTTCATGCAGAAGCGCCACGGCTTCAACAACGAAATCATCAACGTCTTCAAATTTCGCTCGATGTACACCAACATGGCCGACCCTACGGGAAAGGCCGCGGTCACCAAGGGCGATCCGCGTGTCACCCGCGTCGGCCGCTTCATCCGCAAGACCTCGATCGACGAATTGCCACAGTTTTTCAATGTCTTGAGGGGCGAGCTTTCGCTGGTCGGGCCGCGCCCGCATGCGGTTCTCGCCCAAGCCCGCGACCGCGCCTTCGGCGATGTCGTCGAGGGTTATTTCGCCCGCCACCGCGTCAAGCCCGGCGTCACCGGCTGGGCCCAGATCAATGGCTGGCGCGGTGAGGTGGACAATGACGAGAAGATCAAGTTCCGCACCGCATACGACCTCTATTACATCGAGAACTGGTCGCTCTGGTTCGATCTCAAGATCCTGTTCCTGACGCCGATCCGGCTGCTCAATACGGAAAACGCCTATTGA
- a CDS encoding glycosyltransferase family 4 protein yields MAEQQPLRILHCFRSPVGGIFRHVRDLVEEHSKAGHEIGILCDSSTGGEYEDSLFDDIRPYLSLGLTRVPIRRSISPSDIATMWDTYKKIKSLRPDVLHGHGAKGGVLARLAGSALRVNRYRVARLYTAHGGSLHYSRSSFSGQFVLRMERLQEYFTDALVFICEYERDTYARKVGKPRTKTRLIYNGIAERDFEPIPTRSDAVHFIYVGMLRDLKGPDLFVDAFAKTERLLGRPLSALMIGDGPDRDRYREMMVERGLGKRIGMLPAMRVHEAFSMAQNLVVPSRAEAMPYIVLEGLGAGKTIIASRVGGIPEVLGADSAALVEAGNSDDLARVMAETLSTPDWHARTMPKPEAVKAVFSSAVMARDVLKLYHELVGAADRQAMPAAS; encoded by the coding sequence ATGGCAGAACAGCAGCCGCTCCGCATCCTCCATTGCTTCAGGTCGCCGGTCGGCGGGATTTTCCGACATGTCCGCGACCTCGTCGAGGAGCACAGCAAGGCCGGTCATGAAATCGGCATCCTCTGTGACAGCTCGACTGGCGGCGAATACGAGGACAGCCTGTTCGACGATATCCGTCCCTATCTCTCGCTCGGCCTGACACGCGTGCCGATCCGGCGCTCGATCAGTCCGTCAGATATTGCGACGATGTGGGATACATACAAGAAAATCAAAAGTTTGCGGCCGGATGTGCTGCACGGACACGGCGCCAAGGGCGGCGTGCTCGCGCGACTTGCCGGCTCAGCGTTGCGGGTGAACAGGTATCGCGTAGCCCGCCTCTACACCGCGCATGGTGGAAGCCTGCATTATTCGCGTTCCTCGTTCAGTGGACAGTTCGTCCTCAGGATGGAGCGCCTGCAGGAATATTTCACCGATGCGCTGGTCTTCATCTGCGAATACGAGCGCGACACCTATGCGCGCAAAGTGGGTAAGCCGCGGACGAAGACGAGACTGATCTATAACGGTATCGCCGAGCGCGATTTCGAGCCGATCCCGACCCGCTCGGATGCGGTGCATTTCATCTATGTGGGAATGCTCCGGGACCTCAAGGGTCCCGATCTGTTTGTCGATGCCTTCGCCAAGACCGAACGGCTGCTCGGCAGGCCGCTGTCGGCACTGATGATCGGCGACGGGCCGGATCGCGATCGCTACCGCGAGATGATGGTCGAGCGCGGCCTCGGCAAACGCATCGGCATGCTACCGGCGATGCGGGTCCACGAAGCCTTCTCCATGGCGCAGAACCTTGTCGTTCCCTCGCGCGCCGAAGCCATGCCCTATATCGTGCTCGAAGGGCTCGGCGCCGGCAAGACGATCATCGCAAGCCGTGTCGGCGGCATTCCCGAGGTGCTCGGCGCCGACAGCGCAGCCCTTGTGGAGGCCGGGAATTCCGACGATCTCGCGCGCGTCATGGCGGAAACGCTGAGCACACCCGACTGGCACGCCAGGACGATGCCGAAGCCCGAGGCGGTGAAGGCGGTGTTTTCCTCCGCCGTCATGGCACGCGATGTCCTGAAATTGTACCATGAACTCGTCGGTGCCGCCGACCGTCAAGCAATGCCCGCCGCCTCGTAA
- a CDS encoding polysaccharide biosynthesis/export family protein encodes MSVVQPKILLALSLAAMTAALGGCTTYKPAPKAFNEATIQPYTLDSGDRLRVTVFDQQSLTNTYTVDQAGYIAFPLIGQVPARGRTLQQLSGQIAQKLQQGYLRDPDVTIDVDRYRSIFLMGEVGQPGQYAYVPGMTVQNAIAVAGGFTGRANQSMVDVTRKINGRVLTGRINISGPIIAGDTIYVRERLF; translated from the coding sequence ATGTCTGTCGTCCAGCCCAAGATCCTTTTGGCCCTGAGCCTTGCAGCCATGACGGCAGCATTGGGCGGCTGCACGACGTACAAGCCGGCTCCGAAGGCCTTCAACGAGGCGACTATCCAGCCCTATACCCTGGACAGCGGCGATCGGTTGCGCGTTACCGTTTTCGACCAGCAGAGCCTGACCAACACCTATACGGTGGATCAGGCCGGCTATATTGCCTTCCCCCTCATCGGCCAGGTCCCTGCCCGCGGCCGAACTCTGCAGCAGCTCTCGGGGCAAATCGCTCAGAAACTGCAACAGGGCTATCTTCGCGATCCCGACGTCACCATCGATGTCGATCGCTACCGTTCGATCTTTCTCATGGGCGAAGTCGGCCAACCCGGCCAGTATGCCTATGTCCCCGGCATGACGGTGCAGAATGCTATCGCGGTCGCTGGCGGCTTTACCGGCCGCGCCAACCAGAGCATGGTCGACGTCACCCGCAAGATCAACGGACGAGTGCTGACCGGCCGCATCAACATATCGGGGCCGATTATCGCCGGCGACACGATCTATGTTCGCGAACGGCTCTTCTGA